In one window of Armatimonadota bacterium DNA:
- a CDS encoding Glu/Leu/Phe/Val dehydrogenase: MATDAVGVGERSCFEIALSQLDRAATELALDPAVHAILREPMRELHVALPVMMDDGKVEVFKGFRVQHNDARGPAKGGIRFHPDETIDTIRALASWMTWKCALSDIPLGGGKGGVVCKPKAMSRGELERLSRAYIGAVHRILGPDMDIPAPDVYTDPQIMAWMMDEYCKLTGHYCPGVITGKPLALGGSMGRGDATARGAIFTIREACKHLGMDATGATVAIQGFGNAGSFAALLAEQLLGCRVVAVSDSSGGALNARGISAAAAVAHKMDTGSVVGLPDTEQIGGADLLTVEADILIPAALENVITEANADRIRAKIVAEAANGPTTPEADVILHDKGVFMIPDFLCNAGGVIVSYFETVQNRQSFYWEEGEVHERLDRKLTKAFFDVLSVAEQRKIDMRTAAYCVAVQRVAEAMRLRGWIR, encoded by the coding sequence ATGGCAACGGATGCAGTCGGGGTCGGCGAGCGTAGTTGCTTTGAGATTGCTTTGTCCCAGTTGGATAGGGCTGCCACGGAGTTGGCGCTCGATCCCGCAGTACACGCGATCCTACGCGAACCGATGCGGGAGTTGCACGTGGCCTTGCCGGTCATGATGGATGACGGCAAGGTCGAGGTGTTCAAGGGCTTTCGGGTACAGCACAACGATGCCCGCGGTCCGGCCAAGGGCGGCATACGTTTCCACCCCGACGAAACGATAGACACGATTCGCGCCTTGGCTTCGTGGATGACCTGGAAGTGCGCGCTGTCCGACATCCCCTTGGGCGGCGGCAAGGGCGGCGTCGTGTGCAAACCCAAGGCGATGTCCCGGGGGGAGCTGGAACGACTGTCTCGCGCCTACATCGGCGCCGTGCACCGCATCCTCGGGCCGGACATGGACATCCCCGCGCCGGACGTGTATACCGACCCCCAGATCATGGCGTGGATGATGGACGAGTACTGCAAGTTGACCGGCCATTACTGCCCCGGCGTCATCACCGGCAAGCCGCTCGCCCTCGGCGGGTCCATGGGCAGAGGAGACGCGACCGCTCGCGGCGCGATCTTCACCATCCGCGAGGCGTGCAAGCATCTCGGGATGGATGCCACGGGCGCCACCGTGGCGATCCAGGGCTTCGGCAACGCGGGCTCCTTCGCCGCGCTGCTCGCCGAGCAGCTGCTGGGCTGCCGGGTCGTCGCCGTGAGCGACTCAAGCGGCGGCGCGCTGAATGCGCGCGGCATTTCCGCCGCCGCCGCCGTCGCGCATAAAATGGACACCGGCTCGGTCGTCGGCCTGCCTGATACGGAGCAGATCGGCGGGGCGGATCTGCTGACCGTCGAGGCCGACATTCTGATCCCCGCGGCGCTGGAGAACGTCATCACCGAGGCCAACGCCGACCGCATCCGGGCCAAGATTGTCGCCGAAGCGGCGAACGGGCCGACGACGCCGGAGGCCGACGTCATCCTGCACGACAAGGGCGTGTTCATGATCCCGGACTTCTTGTGCAACGCGGGCGGCGTCATCGTGTCCTACTTCGAGACGGTGCAGAACCGTCAGTCGTTCTACTGGGAGGAGGGCGAGGTTCACGAACGGCTCGACCGCAAGTTGACCAAGGCGTTCTTCGACGTATTGAGCGTCGCGGAGCAGCGCAAGATCGACATGCGGACCGCGGCCTACTGCGTCGCGGTGCAGCGCGTTGCCGAGGCGATGAGGCTCCGCGGCTGGATCAGGTAG
- a CDS encoding cupin domain-containing protein yields the protein MRSPTLVSTGVAWLDQLLGQLRIGENVVWEVEAGSHIEAFMRAFLEANIRDGTKAVYLSFNHSPVTMKEKLGDLFDEPKFILVDCFTDGKGHGDPVFARFYDSATAQDLAHVVRVTEPANVETFTAALNDIEGKAGVGAKYVFDSLTGMQDLWADTSRAYRFFTYACPRLYDLKTIAYWILEKEAHSSSFRANLKHVTQVAVDLSRSEGSYTLQVVKAEGRALNAEAEAPQRYETAGNRLRLVADSKRELVRLGKLIRSARLKKGLSQAELGDLLGVTASTVSQAENGLIALSLTNLFGLARELELNLGPVLNGQELPKDTVGIMREKDRSRTQIGGSKRKPVYVESLRDADMAGDMEPVVLILPPGVTLNKHFSLRKGPELGFVLSGRLEVEVGGKTRTLSAGDSIYLENDVPSAWTNPGDEQAEMLWVVALK from the coding sequence ATGCGAAGTCCGACCCTGGTCAGCACCGGAGTCGCGTGGTTGGACCAACTGCTCGGTCAGTTGCGCATCGGGGAGAACGTTGTCTGGGAGGTCGAAGCCGGCAGCCACATCGAGGCTTTCATGCGCGCCTTCCTCGAAGCGAACATCCGGGACGGCACCAAGGCCGTTTACCTGTCCTTCAACCACTCCCCGGTCACGATGAAAGAGAAGTTGGGCGACCTGTTCGACGAGCCCAAGTTCATCCTCGTGGACTGTTTCACAGACGGGAAGGGCCACGGCGACCCTGTTTTCGCGCGGTTCTACGATAGCGCCACAGCGCAGGACCTCGCCCATGTCGTGCGCGTCACGGAGCCGGCGAACGTCGAAACCTTCACCGCCGCGCTCAACGATATCGAAGGCAAAGCCGGCGTCGGTGCCAAGTACGTCTTCGACAGCCTCACCGGGATGCAGGACCTGTGGGCCGACACGTCGCGTGCGTATCGCTTCTTCACCTATGCCTGCCCGCGGCTGTACGACCTGAAGACCATCGCCTACTGGATTCTGGAGAAGGAGGCGCACTCGTCTTCATTCCGCGCCAACTTGAAGCACGTGACACAGGTCGCCGTTGACTTATCGCGCTCCGAGGGGAGCTACACCCTACAGGTGGTCAAGGCCGAGGGGCGCGCGCTGAACGCCGAGGCGGAGGCGCCGCAGCGCTACGAAACCGCCGGCAACAGGCTCCGCCTGGTTGCGGACAGCAAGCGCGAGCTGGTGCGACTCGGCAAGCTGATTCGCTCGGCGCGATTGAAGAAGGGCTTGTCGCAGGCCGAGCTGGGTGACCTGCTCGGGGTGACCGCCAGCACCGTGTCTCAGGCGGAGAACGGCCTCATCGCGCTGTCGCTCACCAATCTGTTCGGCCTCGCGCGCGAGCTGGAGTTGAACCTGGGCCCCGTCTTGAACGGGCAAGAGCTGCCCAAAGATACCGTCGGCATTATGCGGGAGAAGGATCGTTCGCGAACGCAGATCGGCGGCAGCAAGCGCAAGCCGGTCTACGTGGAAAGCCTGCGCGACGCAGATATGGCCGGCGACATGGAGCCGGTGGTTCTGATCCTGCCGCCCGGGGTCACGCTGAACAAGCATTTCTCGCTGCGCAAGGGGCCGGAGCTCGGGTTCGTTCTGAGCGGCCGGCTGGAAGTGGAAGTGGGCGGGAAGACACGCACGCTCAGCGCGGGCGACAGCATCTACTTGGAGAACGACGTCCCGAGCGCGTGGACCAACCCGGGCGACGAGCAGGCGGAGATGCTCTGGGTCGTGGCGCTGAAGTAG
- the hslU gene encoding ATP-dependent protease ATPase subunit HslU, whose product MAELTPRRIVEELNRYIIGQEAAKRAVAVALRNRHRRRRLEGPIREEVIPKNILMIGPTGVGKTEIARRLSRLAAAPFVKVEATKFTEVGYVGRDVEAIIRELADVAVRMVQSEKMREVEDRAGAEAIEEIVEALRRPRRPRAPKMQAPLDAVAAFLGQRPMEQETETPEAPDEEAETSRAHLRQRVEDGGVDDEIIEIEVEESKSPFVQIFSPAGMEEMGMNLQDMLGGMMPKAKKQRRVTVAEAKEILTYQRAQALIDMDQVTAEAIEKAEESGIVFVDELDKIAGRETGHGPEVSREGVQRDILPIVEGSTVMTKYGPVRTDHMLFIAAGAFHISKPSDLIPELQGRLPLRVELTSLGADDFVRILTEPENSLIKQYCALLAIEGVELDFTDDGVSEIARIAGEVNERTENIGARRLHTVMERLLEQVSFDAPDIAPVQIVIDPAYVRQRLADLAADADTSRYIL is encoded by the coding sequence ATGGCCGAACTCACACCTCGGCGTATCGTCGAGGAACTGAACCGTTACATCATCGGCCAGGAGGCGGCGAAGCGCGCGGTCGCGGTGGCGCTGCGCAACCGGCACCGCCGACGGCGACTCGAAGGCCCGATCCGCGAGGAAGTCATCCCCAAGAACATCCTCATGATCGGCCCTACGGGTGTCGGCAAGACGGAGATCGCTCGGCGGCTGTCGCGGCTGGCGGCCGCACCGTTCGTCAAAGTCGAGGCGACCAAGTTTACCGAGGTCGGGTACGTGGGGCGCGACGTCGAGGCGATCATACGCGAACTCGCGGACGTGGCAGTGCGCATGGTGCAGAGCGAGAAGATGCGCGAGGTCGAGGACCGGGCGGGCGCGGAGGCGATAGAGGAGATCGTCGAGGCGCTGCGCCGCCCGCGTCGCCCTCGCGCGCCGAAGATGCAGGCGCCGCTGGATGCGGTCGCCGCGTTCCTCGGGCAGCGTCCGATGGAGCAGGAAACCGAAACGCCTGAAGCGCCAGACGAGGAAGCCGAAACGTCCCGAGCCCACCTGCGCCAGCGCGTCGAGGACGGCGGAGTCGATGACGAGATCATCGAGATCGAGGTCGAGGAGAGCAAATCGCCGTTCGTCCAGATCTTCTCCCCGGCCGGCATGGAAGAGATGGGCATGAATCTGCAGGACATGCTGGGCGGGATGATGCCAAAGGCGAAGAAGCAGCGGCGCGTCACCGTGGCCGAAGCCAAAGAGATCCTGACCTACCAGCGCGCTCAGGCTCTGATCGACATGGATCAGGTCACCGCGGAGGCGATCGAGAAAGCCGAGGAGTCAGGGATCGTCTTCGTCGACGAGTTGGACAAGATCGCGGGCCGCGAGACCGGTCATGGGCCGGAGGTGTCGCGGGAGGGAGTGCAGCGTGACATCCTGCCCATCGTGGAGGGCTCCACGGTGATGACGAAGTACGGCCCGGTGCGCACGGATCACATGCTGTTCATCGCCGCCGGAGCGTTCCACATCTCGAAGCCGTCGGACCTCATCCCCGAGCTTCAGGGGCGCCTGCCGTTGCGCGTGGAGCTGACGTCACTCGGCGCAGACGACTTCGTGCGCATCCTGACCGAGCCCGAGAACTCGCTGATCAAGCAGTACTGCGCCCTGCTAGCCATCGAGGGGGTCGAGTTGGACTTCACCGACGACGGGGTGAGCGAGATCGCGCGCATCGCCGGCGAGGTCAACGAGCGCACGGAGAACATCGGCGCGCGGCGCTTGCACACCGTCATGGAGCGGCTGCTGGAGCAGGTGTCATTCGACGCCCCGGACATTGCGCCCGTGCAGATCGTGATTGATCCCGCGTACGTGCGCCAGCGACTCGCGGACCTCGCCGCGGACGCGGATACGAGCAGGTACATCCTCTAG
- the hslV gene encoding ATP-dependent protease subunit HslV yields the protein MLNATTILAVKKGKQAALAGDGQVTLNNTVLKHTAKKIRTLRDGAILAGFAGGAADAFALFERLESKLEATRGSLARAAVELAKDWRTDKLLRRLEAMLIATDGERLFVISGNGDVIEPDDGVAAIGSGAPYALAAARALARHTDLPAEAIAREALAITASICIYTNDQIAVETLGG from the coding sequence ATGCTGAACGCCACGACCATCTTGGCGGTAAAGAAGGGAAAGCAGGCGGCACTGGCGGGCGACGGGCAGGTGACGCTCAACAACACGGTCCTGAAGCACACCGCGAAGAAGATACGCACGCTGCGCGATGGCGCGATCCTGGCCGGTTTTGCGGGAGGCGCCGCCGACGCTTTCGCCCTCTTCGAGAGGCTGGAGTCGAAGCTCGAAGCGACGCGGGGGAGCCTGGCGCGTGCGGCCGTCGAACTCGCCAAGGACTGGCGGACGGATAAGCTCCTGCGCCGTCTGGAGGCGATGCTCATCGCAACCGACGGCGAGCGACTCTTCGTCATTTCGGGCAACGGCGACGTGATCGAGCCTGATGACGGCGTCGCGGCCATCGGCAGCGGGGCGCCGTATGCGCTGGCGGCCGCTCGAGCCCTGGCGCGCCACACCGATCTTCCCGCCGAGGCCATAGCGCGCGAGGCGCTGGCCATAACCGCCTCCATCTGCATCTACACCAACGACCAGATAGCGGTCGAGACACTAGGCGGCTAG
- a CDS encoding beta-propeller fold lactonase family protein, whose protein sequence is MMSADDAILLVVNKHEDTMSFVNPETLECVATVGTGHDPHEIIITPDQRSAYLSNYAPPGDTVSVIDLVAREHVRQIPTGEFVRIHGAAIAPDGKHGYFTAGQTGYVVEIDLRTNAVTRGIPTHGEISHMVVVSPDGRRLYTANIASRNVSVIDVESGKLTAQVECDRGCEGLAFTPDGRFLWAANQDAGSITIIDAGSHAVAETIICRGVPLRIRFTSDGGLALVTSWEQEGELAVIDVPGRREVKRLRLGNQPIGVEISPDGRRAFVTNMSSDEIHVIDMAGLAVVDVFHTGGGPDAMAWWRPPR, encoded by the coding sequence ATGATGTCAGCCGACGACGCGATCCTTCTCGTGGTCAACAAGCACGAGGACACGATGTCCTTCGTGAACCCGGAGACGCTCGAATGCGTCGCGACCGTGGGTACGGGACACGATCCGCACGAGATCATCATCACGCCCGATCAGCGATCAGCTTATCTGTCCAACTACGCGCCGCCGGGCGACACCGTGTCCGTGATAGACCTGGTTGCACGCGAACACGTCCGGCAAATCCCCACCGGAGAGTTCGTCCGCATCCATGGAGCGGCCATCGCCCCCGACGGCAAGCACGGCTATTTCACGGCGGGCCAGACGGGGTATGTCGTCGAGATTGACCTGCGTACGAATGCCGTGACGCGAGGCATCCCGACTCACGGCGAGATCTCGCACATGGTCGTCGTATCCCCGGACGGACGGCGGCTGTATACCGCGAACATCGCGTCCCGCAACGTATCCGTGATAGACGTCGAGTCCGGCAAGCTGACCGCCCAAGTCGAGTGTGACCGGGGATGCGAGGGCCTCGCGTTCACCCCGGACGGCAGGTTCCTGTGGGCGGCGAATCAGGACGCGGGGAGCATCACGATCATTGATGCCGGGTCTCATGCAGTCGCTGAGACGATCATCTGTCGGGGCGTGCCGCTGCGCATCAGATTCACGTCGGACGGGGGCCTCGCGCTGGTCACGAGCTGGGAGCAGGAAGGCGAACTGGCGGTGATTGACGTGCCCGGCCGCCGCGAGGTCAAGCGTTTGCGCCTGGGGAATCAGCCAATCGGCGTCGAGATCTCGCCGGACGGCCGCCGCGCGTTCGTCACCAACATGTCGTCCGACGAGATTCACGTGATTGATATGGCGGGACTTGCCGTAGTCGACGTGTTCCATACCGGTGGCGGGCCGGACGCAATGGCGTGGTGGCGGCCGCCGCGGTAG
- the hisB gene encoding imidazoleglycerol-phosphate dehydratase HisB, producing MRTASIQRKTKETDIKVEVGLDGPGRVAVKTGIGFFDHMLDLVAKHGALTLKVTAKGDLGVDFHHTVEDVGICLGRGVKQALGDKAGIRRYGTAIVPMDEALVMAAVDVSGRAHLSYKLDLRRRKVRDFEAELVEEFFRAVVNAAGMNLHLRQLAGRNTHHLIEAAFKAFARALREAVESDPRSGGVPSTKGTL from the coding sequence ATGAGAACCGCCAGCATTCAGCGCAAGACCAAGGAAACCGACATCAAAGTCGAAGTCGGCCTCGACGGGCCCGGGCGGGTTGCCGTCAAGACCGGGATTGGCTTCTTCGACCACATGCTCGATCTGGTGGCGAAGCACGGCGCGCTGACGCTCAAGGTCACGGCCAAAGGCGACCTGGGAGTAGATTTCCACCACACCGTTGAGGATGTCGGGATATGCCTGGGCCGGGGGGTGAAGCAGGCGCTTGGCGACAAGGCGGGCATCAGGCGTTACGGCACGGCAATCGTGCCGATGGACGAGGCGCTGGTGATGGCGGCGGTGGATGTCAGCGGCCGCGCGCACCTGAGCTACAAGCTGGATTTGCGCCGCCGGAAGGTACGAGATTTCGAGGCGGAGTTGGTCGAGGAGTTCTTCCGCGCCGTGGTCAACGCCGCGGGCATGAACCTCCATCTTCGCCAACTGGCGGGGCGCAATACGCACCATCTCATCGAGGCTGCGTTCAAGGCATTCGCGCGCGCGCTGCGCGAGGCGGTCGAAAGCGACCCGCGCAGCGGCGGCGTCCCCTCGACGAAGGGAACACTGTAG
- the hisD gene encoding histidinol dehydrogenase has protein sequence MRIFSTEDIPLDQIAQAVVPAARAADSAAEHSVREIVAAVRERGDEAVVAYSRERDWPEAEVATLRVPEAEIRASADTISADDRAALETAIARVRAFHEKQLPEGMLEPDDEGAVLGWRFTPLDSVAVYAPAGVAPLLSSLIMAVVPGQVAGVGRIAVATPPARDGSVNPGILAAAAMLGIAEVYRVGGPWAIAALAYGSKSIPAVDKIVGPGNMFVNLAKAMVAGVVGIDGFYGPSEVVVLADEHADARQVTIDLAAQAEHWDDSVAVLVTPVRALIERVNTALEDAVRDVSRGDIIRRCLERHGGAIHVRDLDEGVELVNLLAPEHLELAVGDPRKVLGKIKHAGCILLGPDTPTAVSDYLAGPSHVLPTGRSARFSSGLGVMDFMKRSSLVSVTPKWLARYGREVEQLARLEGLDAHARSVRIRTKQR, from the coding sequence ATGCGAATCTTCAGCACCGAGGATATTCCCCTCGACCAGATTGCCCAGGCCGTCGTGCCTGCTGCGCGCGCAGCCGATTCGGCTGCCGAGCACAGCGTGCGCGAGATCGTCGCCGCCGTGCGCGAGCGCGGCGACGAGGCGGTGGTGGCGTATTCCCGCGAGCGCGATTGGCCCGAGGCCGAAGTCGCGACGCTGCGCGTGCCAGAGGCCGAGATCCGCGCGTCCGCGGACACGATCAGCGCAGACGATCGGGCGGCGCTCGAAACGGCGATCGCGCGCGTTCGCGCGTTTCACGAGAAACAGCTCCCGGAGGGCATGCTCGAGCCGGATGATGAAGGCGCGGTGTTGGGATGGCGGTTTACGCCGCTCGATTCCGTAGCGGTTTACGCGCCCGCCGGGGTGGCGCCGCTGTTGAGTTCGCTCATCATGGCCGTCGTCCCCGGGCAGGTCGCGGGCGTCGGCCGGATAGCCGTCGCCACCCCGCCCGCGCGCGACGGCAGCGTAAACCCAGGCATCCTCGCCGCTGCAGCCATGCTTGGCATCGCGGAGGTGTACCGCGTCGGTGGGCCGTGGGCCATCGCTGCCCTCGCCTATGGCTCAAAGAGTATCCCGGCGGTTGATAAGATCGTCGGCCCAGGCAATATGTTCGTCAACCTCGCCAAGGCGATGGTCGCGGGCGTGGTCGGCATAGACGGGTTCTACGGGCCGAGCGAGGTCGTGGTTCTGGCGGACGAGCATGCGGACGCACGGCAGGTGACCATTGACCTCGCCGCCCAGGCCGAGCACTGGGACGATTCGGTCGCGGTTCTGGTGACGCCGGTCCGCGCGCTGATCGAACGGGTCAACACCGCGCTGGAGGATGCGGTCAGGGACGTCAGCCGGGGCGACATCATCCGCCGCTGCCTCGAACGGCACGGCGGAGCGATCCACGTGCGGGATCTAGATGAAGGCGTCGAGTTGGTCAACCTGTTGGCGCCGGAGCATCTCGAATTGGCGGTCGGCGATCCGCGGAAGGTGCTGGGCAAGATCAAGCACGCCGGCTGCATACTGCTCGGCCCCGACACCCCGACCGCCGTGAGCGACTACCTCGCGGGGCCGAGTCACGTCCTGCCGACCGGGCGCAGCGCCCGATTCTCGTCCGGCCTGGGGGTGATGGATTTCATGAAGCGTTCCAGCCTGGTGTCGGTTACTCCCAAATGGCTGGCGCGCTACGGCCGGGAGGTCGAGCAACTCGCGCGGTTGGAGGGGCTTGATGCCCACGCCCGCTCCGTGCGCATCAGGACAAAGCAGAGATGA
- a CDS encoding TrpB-like pyridoxal phosphate-dependent enzyme, translating into MPETKILLPEKEIPRQWYNIAADLPKPLDPPLHPGTRQPIGPDDLAPIFPMGLIMQEVSADRWIDIPDEVADAYRLYRPTPLYRAQRLEKALDTPAKIYYKWEGVSPPGSHKPNTAIPQAYYNKQEGVKRIATETGAGQWGSALAFACGLFDLECTVYMVKVSYNQKPYRRIMMETWGATCHPSPTDMTEAGRKILAQDPDSPGSLGIAISEAVEDAVTHDDTRYSLGSVLNHVLLHQTVVGLEAKQQMEIAGDYPDVVIGCVGGGSNFAGCCFPFLADKFAGKQVRAVAVEPTACPTLTKGQYRYDLGDTVGMTPLVKMYTLGHTFIPAPIHAGGLRYHGDAPLLSLLVKEGHMEAVAYHQNPVFEAALTFARTEGHIPAPETAHAIKAVFDEALAAKKAGQERVILFNNSGHGHFDLAAYASYLEGKLEDYELAQEKIDAALAELPTI; encoded by the coding sequence ATGCCCGAGACGAAAATCCTATTGCCCGAGAAGGAGATACCGCGGCAGTGGTACAACATCGCGGCGGATCTGCCCAAACCACTCGATCCCCCGCTGCATCCGGGCACGCGTCAGCCGATTGGCCCCGACGACCTCGCGCCAATCTTCCCCATGGGGCTCATCATGCAGGAGGTCAGCGCCGACCGCTGGATTGACATTCCCGACGAGGTCGCAGACGCCTACCGCCTCTATCGGCCGACGCCGCTTTACCGCGCGCAGCGGTTGGAGAAAGCCCTCGACACACCAGCGAAGATCTACTACAAGTGGGAAGGCGTCAGTCCGCCGGGGAGCCACAAGCCGAACACCGCCATCCCGCAGGCCTACTATAACAAGCAGGAGGGCGTCAAGCGCATCGCCACGGAAACCGGCGCCGGGCAGTGGGGCAGCGCGCTTGCCTTCGCCTGTGGGTTGTTCGACCTCGAATGCACTGTGTACATGGTGAAGGTCAGCTACAACCAGAAGCCGTACCGGCGAATCATGATGGAAACGTGGGGAGCTACATGTCACCCCAGCCCGACTGACATGACCGAGGCCGGTCGGAAGATCCTGGCCCAGGATCCGGACAGCCCAGGCAGCCTCGGGATTGCCATCAGCGAGGCAGTGGAGGACGCCGTTACTCACGACGATACGCGATACTCGCTGGGCAGTGTGCTCAACCACGTGCTGCTGCACCAGACCGTGGTCGGCCTTGAAGCGAAGCAGCAGATGGAGATAGCTGGTGACTACCCTGACGTCGTGATCGGCTGTGTCGGGGGCGGCAGCAATTTCGCAGGGTGCTGTTTCCCCTTCCTCGCCGACAAGTTTGCTGGCAAACAGGTACGCGCGGTCGCGGTGGAGCCGACCGCTTGCCCGACTCTGACCAAGGGGCAATATCGCTATGACCTCGGCGATACCGTCGGGATGACTCCGTTGGTGAAGATGTACACGCTTGGCCATACGTTCATCCCGGCCCCCATTCACGCCGGCGGCCTGCGCTACCACGGCGATGCGCCACTCCTCAGCTTGCTTGTGAAAGAGGGCCATATGGAGGCTGTGGCCTATCACCAGAACCCTGTCTTCGAGGCCGCCCTCACATTCGCTCGCACTGAGGGACACATCCCGGCCCCCGAAACGGCACACGCAATCAAAGCCGTATTTGACGAGGCGCTGGCGGCGAAGAAGGCGGGACAGGAGCGCGTTATTCTCTTCAACAACAGCGGCCACGGGCACTTCGACCTCGCGGCCTACGCCTCCTATCTGGAGGGTAAGCTCGAGGACTACGAGCTCGCCCAGGAGAAGATTGACGCCGCCTTGGCCGAGCTGCCCACGATATAG